In Pristis pectinata isolate sPriPec2 chromosome 11, sPriPec2.1.pri, whole genome shotgun sequence, the following proteins share a genomic window:
- the LOC127576170 gene encoding LOW QUALITY PROTEIN: G-protein coupled receptor 83-like (The sequence of the model RefSeq protein was modified relative to this genomic sequence to represent the inferred CDS: deleted 5 bases in 5 codons) gives MVDEENTSPCYSSRGINWLQSTFFPWGNFTLDDWESFVGSAKYEAESQNATVKALLIVAYSVIIVISLFGNVLVCQVVIKNKRMHSATSLFIVNLAVSDIMITLLNTPFTTVRFVNSTWVFGDSMCHISRFAQYCSLHVSTLTLTAIALDRHQVIMHPLKPRMSTAKGVLYITVIWIMASCFSLPHAIYQKLFKFEYSKEKIRSLCVPNFPEPADLFWKYLDLATFIMLYVLPLLIITITYTTVAKKLWLRNAIGDVTTEQYFAHRRKKKKTIKMLMLVVVVFAVCWFPLNCYVVLISSQIIHTNNALYFAFHWFALSSTCYNPFIYCWLNESFRSELKSLLNIFRRERGVQEHILPSMAPSYRLAWLEQNNYKRRQDPQSLRSNSNIQSGKTDISSVEPIVAMS, from the exons ATGGTTGACGAAGAAAATACGTCACCATGTTATAGCAGCCGAGGCATCAATTGGTTACA GTCGACTTTCTTTCCTTGGGGCAACTTTACTCTGGACGATTGGGAGAGCTTTGTGGGGTCGGCAAAATACGAGGCCGAATCCCAAAATGCAACCGTCAAGGCTTTGCTTATCGTGGCTTATTCGGTTATTATAGTGATTTCCCTCTTTGGAAATGTTCTTGTGTGCCAGGTCGTGATAAAGAACAAACGGATGCATTCCGCCACCAGCTTGTTCATTGTTAATCTCGCCGTATCGGACATCATGATAACTCTTCTTAACACTCCTTTTACAAC GGTCCGGTTTGTTAACAGCACTTGGGTTTTCGGGGACAGT ATGTGCCACATCAGCCGCTTTGCTCAGTACTGCTCTTTGCACGTCTCCACTCTCACCTTGACAGCCATCGCTTTAGACAGGCATCAG GTTATAATGCATCCTTTAAAACCACGCATGTCAACTGCCAAGGGTGTACTGTATATCACCGTCATCTGGATTATGGCGAGCTGTTTCTCTCTTCCGCATGCCATCTATCAGAAGCTCTTTAAATTTGAATACAG TAAAGAAAAGATTCGGAGTTTGTGTGTCCCAAATTTTCCAGAGCCAGCAGATCTG TTTTGGAAGTACCTGGACTTGGCCACGTTTATCATGTTGTATGTGCTTCCCCTTTTAATCATCACTATTACCTACACCACCGTTGCCAAGAAG TTATGGCTGCGCAATGCAATTGGGGATGTGACAACAGAGCAGTATTTTGCACACCGAcggaaaaagaaaaagacaatT AAAATGCTGATGCTGGTTGTGGTAGTATTTGCTGTCTGTTGG TTTCCACTGAACTGTTATGTTGTCCTCATATCTAGTCAAATAATTCATACAAACAATGCTCTCTATTTTGCTTTCCACTGGTTTGCCCTGAGTAGCACTTGCTATAATCCATTTATCTATTGCTGGTTGAATGAAAGTTTTCGTTCAGAACTTAAATctctcttgaatatattcagaagaGAACGTGGAGTGCAGGAACATATTCTCCCTTCTATGGCCCCTTCTTACAGATTAGCCTGGCTTGAACAGAATAACTACAAGAGGAGACAAGATCCTCAGAGTCTTCGCTCAAACAGTAACATCCAGTCAGGAAAGACAGACATTTCATCAGTTGAGCCAATAGTAGCTATGAGCTAG